The Cucurbita pepo subsp. pepo cultivar mu-cu-16 chromosome LG08, ASM280686v2, whole genome shotgun sequence genome contains a region encoding:
- the LOC111799686 gene encoding villin-3-like isoform X2, with protein sequence MSTSAKALDPAFQAVGQRVGTEIWRIENFQPVPLQKSDYGKFYMGDSYIILQTTQGKGGSYLYDIHFWIGRDTSQDEAGTAAIKTVELDASLGGRAVQHREIQGHESEKFLSYFKPCIIPLEGGVASGFKKPEEEKFETQLYICRGKRVVRMKQVPFARSSLNHDDVFILDTESKIFQFNGANSNIQERAKALEVVQFLKDRNHEGKCDVAIVDDGKLDTESDSGEFWVLFGGFAPIGKKVASEDDIIPEPALAKLHSIDGGEVKVVDGELSKSLLENNKCYLLDCGAEVFVWVGRVTQVEERKAAIQVAEEFIASQCRPKSTRVTRVIQGYETHSFKSNFGSWPVGSVTTGAEEGRGKVAALLKQQGLGLKGLTKSAPVNEEVPPLLEGGGKMEVWRINGSAKTPLLVEDIGKFYSGDCYIILYTYHSGERKEDYFLCSWFGKDSIEEDQKMAMRLTNTMSNSLKGRPVQGRIFQGKEPPQFIALFQPMVVLKGGLSSGYKKLIADKALTDETYTVDSVALIRISQTSVHNNKAVQVDGVATSLNSTECFVLQSGSSVFSWHGNQSTFDQQQLAAKVAEFLKPGVTLKHAKEGTESSTFWFALGGKQSYNSKKASQEIVRDPHLYAISTSRGKFQVEEIYNFSQDDLLTEDVLILDTQAEVFIWIGQSVDPKEKQNAWEIGQKYVEMAASLEGLPPNVPLYKVSEGNEPCFFTTYFSWDNTKALVQGNSFQKKVTLLFGLGHIVEEKSNGNQGGGPTQRASALAALSSAFKPSADKSTHLSPDKSNGSSPGSGPRQRAEALAALTSAFKSSPEKTTSASRVSGRGKGSQRAAAVAALSSVLTAEKKSANDSSDGSPPPESNIPAEEKHDDVIQQIESPEEVLELKEPGETTPASGNNPDDADVNQESLQEENGSDKSLSVFGYDRLKAKSDNPVTGIDLKKREAYLSDEEFQTIFGTTKEAFYKLPKWKQDMHKKKADLF encoded by the exons ATGTCTACCTCTGCCAAAGCCTTGGATCCTGCATTTCAGGCAGTTGGACAGAGAGT TGGGACAGAAATCTGGCGGATTGAAAACTTTCAGCCTGTTCCGTTGCAAAAGTCCGACTATGGGAAATTTTACATGGGGGATAGTTACATAATATTGCag ACAACACAAGGCAAAGGTGGTTCTTACCTCTATGATATACACTTTTGGATTGGAAGAGATACTAGTCAG GATGAAGCAGGAACTGCAGCTATTAAAACTGTGGAGCTCGATGCATCGCTTGGAGGACGAGCAGTGCAACACAGAGAAATCCAAGGGCACGAATCAGAAAAGTTTTTGTCGTACTTCAAACCTTGTATCATACCATTGGAGGGAGGCGTTGCATCTGGATTTAAGAAACCCgaggaagaaaaatttgaaacacaGTTGTATATCTGTAGAGGAAAGCGAGTTGTCCGAATGAAACAG GTTCCTTTCGCTCGTTCATCGTTGAATCACGATGATGTGTTCATCTTAGACACAGAGAGCAAGATATTTCAGTTCAATGGTGCAAATTCCAATATCCAGGAGAGGGCAAAAGCTTTGGAAGTGGTTCAGTTCTTGAAGGATAGAAATCATGAGGGGAAGTGCGATGTTGCTATTGTTG ATGATGGGAAGTTGGATACTGAGTCTGACTCGGGCGAATTTTGGGTCCTATTTGGTGGCTTTGCACCCATTGGAAAGAAAGTTGCTAGTGAAGACGATATCATTCCAGAACCCGCTCTTGCTAAGCTTCACAG CATCGATGGTGGAGAAGTAAAAGTTGTCGATGGCGAGCTATCAAAATCCTTACTGGAAAATAACAAGTGCTATCTGTTGGACTGTGGTGCTGAAGTATTCGTTTGGGTTGGAAGAGTGACGCAAGTAGAAGAGCGAAAAGCAGCGATTCAAGTAGCCGAG GAGTTTATTGCCAGCCAGTGTAGGCCAAAGTCAACACGTGTGACACGGGTTATCCAAGGTTATGAAACGCACTCTTTTAAGTCCAACTTCGGGTCCTGGCCAGTTGGATCGGTGACTACAGGTGCTGAGGAAGGACGGGGAAAAGTAGCTG CTCTATTGAAGCAACAAGGTCTTGGTCTGAAGGGATTAACAAAAAGTGCACCTGTGAATGAAGAAGTTCCACCATTGCTGGAGGGAGGTGGAAAAATGGAG GTATGGCGAATCAATGGCAGTGCCAAAACTCCATTGCTCGTGGAGGATATCGGTAAATTTTATAGCGGAGACTGCTACATCATTCTTTACACCTACCACTCCGGTGAGAGGAAAGAAGATTATTTCTTGTGTTCTTGGTTTGGAAAGGACAGCATTGAG GAAGATCAGAAGATGGCTATGCGGTTGACTAATACAATGTCCAACTCGCTGAAAGGGAGACCTGTTCAG GGTCGCATATTCCAAGGCAAAGAACCACCTCAGTTCATTGCCCTCTTTCAACCTATGGTGGTTCTCAAG GGTGGCTTGAGCTCTGGTTACAAGAAACTCATAGCAGATAAAGCTCTGACAGATGAAACCTACACGGTCGATTCTGTTGCTCTTATTCGGATATCGCAAACATCCGTTCACAACAATAAAGCAGTGCAAGTTGATGGT GTTGCGACCTCTTTGAACTCGACCGAGTGTTTTGTCCTGCAATCTGGCTCTTCTGTTTTTTCATGGCATGGAAACCAAAGTACATTCGATCAGCAACAGTTAGCTGCAAAAGTTGCAGAGTTTCTAAAG CCAGGAGTTACTTTGAAACATGCCAAGGAAGGAACAGAGAGTTCAACCTTCTGGTTTGCACTTGGAGGGAAACAAAGTTACAACAGTAAAAAAGCATCTCAGGAAATCGTCAGGGACCCCCACTTGTACGCGATTTCGACCAGTAGAG GAAAGTTCCAG GTAGAGGAAATTTACAACTTCTCTCAAGATGATCTGTTGACGGAGGACGTCTTGATACTTGATACTCAAGCCGAAGTGTTTATTTGGATCGGTCAATCTGTCGACcccaaagaaaagcaaaatgcTTGGGAAATTGGTCAG AAATATGTGGAGATGGCTGCATCTCTAGAGGGATTGCCTCCTAACGTGCCGTTATATAAAGTCTCTGAAGGAAACGAGCCATGCTTCTTCACGACATACTTTTCGTGGGATAATACTAAGGCTCTT GTTCAAGGGAACTCGTTCCAAAAGAAGGTGACTTTACTCTTTGGGCTTGGACATATTGTGGAG GAAAAGTCCAATGGAAACCAAGGAGGAGGACCGACTCAGAGAGCTTCGGCTTTAGCTGCTTTATCGTCTGCATTTAAACCATCTGCAGATAAATCCACCCATTTG AGTCCGGACAAGTCCAATGGATCCAGCCCTGGAAGTGGTCCTAGACAAAGAGCTGAAGCTCTAGCTGCCTTGACCTCGGCTTTTAAGTCGTCGCCTGAAAAGACGACTTCTGCTTCGAGAGTATCGGGCAGGGGGAAGGGCTCACAAAGGGCAGCAGCAGTAGCTGCTCTTTCTTCTGTTCTTACTGCTGAAAAGAAAAGCGCCAATGATTCATCTGATGGCAGTCCCCCTCCAGAGAGTAACATCCCAG CTGAAGAAAAACATGATGATGTCATACAACAAATAGAGAGTCCTGAAGAAGTCTTGGAACTTAAGGAACCAGGGGAAACCACGCCTGCATCGGGAAACAATCCCGACGATGCAGATGTAAATCAAGAAAGCCTGCAGGAGGAGAATGGCAGTGACAAAAGTTTGTCTGTTTTCGGTTACGATCGACTGAAGGCCAAATCTGATAATCCGGTAACTGGAATCGACCTCAAAAAGAGAGAG GCCTATCTGTCTGATGAAGAGTTCCAAACTATATTTGGAACAACAAAAGAGGCATTCTACAAGTTGCCAAAATGGAAGCAAGACATGCACAAGAAGAAAGCCGATTTGTTCTAG
- the LOC111801157 gene encoding WUSCHEL-related homeobox 11-like — protein MENHGDDPNSPNLSSDRAEPVRSRWTPKPEQILILESIFNSGMVNPPKDETVRIRKLLEKFGSVGDANVFYWFQNRRSRSRRRQRQLQAAATHQGGSAIHYDSGCSGGSVMNFAPSSSYLGEGGSSSSGGGGGGFSMTDHMGISEIDQPMVVTPSFCPSATSNLEFQSGYIIIFINGVPTEVPKGAVDMKAMFGDDTVLVHSSGLPVLTNEFGISLHSLQHGETYFLVSRPT, from the exons ATGGAAAATCACGGCGATGACCCAAACAGTCCAAATCTCAGCTCCGACAGGGCGGAGCCGGTGAGATCACGGTGGACGCCGAAGCCGGAGCAGATTCTGATTTTGGAGTCCATTTTCAACAGTGGAATGGTTAATCCACCCAAGGATGAGACCGTTAGAATTAGAAAGCTGCTTGAGAAATTTGGCTCTGTCGGAGATGCCAATGTTTTCTACTGGTTTCAAAACCGCCGCTCTCGGTCTCGCCGCCGCCAACGCCAGCTGCAGGCAGCTGCAACCCACCAAGGTGGCAGTGCAATTCATTATGACAGTGGTTGTAGCGGTGGCAGTGTCATGAATTTTGCTCCTTCCTCTTCTTACCTTGGAGAAGGAggctcctcctcctccggcggcggcggcggcggtttTTCGATGACCGATCACATGGGTATCTCTGAAATTGATCAGCCGATGGTTGTAACCCCCTCGTTTTGCCCTTCAGCAACCTCGAATTTAGAGTTCCAATCAG gttatattataatattcataaatgGAGTTCCGACAGAAGTGCCAAAAGGAGCGGTGGACATGAAGGCAATGTTTGGGGATGACACAGTGTTGGTTCACTCCTCAGGACTCCCAGTTCTTACCAATGAATTTGGAATATCACTGCACAGTTTGCAGCATGGTGAAACCTACTTTCTG GTTTCAAGGCCGACATGA
- the LOC111799686 gene encoding villin-3-like isoform X1 produces MSTSAKALDPAFQAVGQRVGTEIWRIENFQPVPLQKSDYGKFYMGDSYIILQTTQGKGGSYLYDIHFWIGRDTSQDEAGTAAIKTVELDASLGGRAVQHREIQGHESEKFLSYFKPCIIPLEGGVASGFKKPEEEKFETQLYICRGKRVVRMKQVPFARSSLNHDDVFILDTESKIFQFNGANSNIQERAKALEVVQFLKDRNHEGKCDVAIVDDGKLDTESDSGEFWVLFGGFAPIGKKVASEDDIIPEPALAKLHSIDGGEVKVVDGELSKSLLENNKCYLLDCGAEVFVWVGRVTQVEERKAAIQVAEEFIASQCRPKSTRVTRVIQGYETHSFKSNFGSWPVGSVTTGAEEGRGKVAALLKQQGLGLKGLTKSAPVNEEVPPLLEGGGKMEVWRINGSAKTPLLVEDIGKFYSGDCYIILYTYHSGERKEDYFLCSWFGKDSIEEDQKMAMRLTNTMSNSLKGRPVQGRIFQGKEPPQFIALFQPMVVLKGGLSSGYKKLIADKALTDETYTVDSVALIRISQTSVHNNKAVQVDGVATSLNSTECFVLQSGSSVFSWHGNQSTFDQQQLAAKVAEFLKPGVTLKHAKEGTESSTFWFALGGKQSYNSKKASQEIVRDPHLYAISTSRGKFQVEEIYNFSQDDLLTEDVLILDTQAEVFIWIGQSVDPKEKQNAWEIGQKYVEMAASLEGLPPNVPLYKVSEGNEPCFFTTYFSWDNTKALVQGNSFQKKVTLLFGLGHIVEEKSNGNQGGGPTQRASALAALSSAFKPSADKSTHLQSPDKSNGSSPGSGPRQRAEALAALTSAFKSSPEKTTSASRVSGRGKGSQRAAAVAALSSVLTAEKKSANDSSDGSPPPESNIPAEEKHDDVIQQIESPEEVLELKEPGETTPASGNNPDDADVNQESLQEENGSDKSLSVFGYDRLKAKSDNPVTGIDLKKREAYLSDEEFQTIFGTTKEAFYKLPKWKQDMHKKKADLF; encoded by the exons ATGTCTACCTCTGCCAAAGCCTTGGATCCTGCATTTCAGGCAGTTGGACAGAGAGT TGGGACAGAAATCTGGCGGATTGAAAACTTTCAGCCTGTTCCGTTGCAAAAGTCCGACTATGGGAAATTTTACATGGGGGATAGTTACATAATATTGCag ACAACACAAGGCAAAGGTGGTTCTTACCTCTATGATATACACTTTTGGATTGGAAGAGATACTAGTCAG GATGAAGCAGGAACTGCAGCTATTAAAACTGTGGAGCTCGATGCATCGCTTGGAGGACGAGCAGTGCAACACAGAGAAATCCAAGGGCACGAATCAGAAAAGTTTTTGTCGTACTTCAAACCTTGTATCATACCATTGGAGGGAGGCGTTGCATCTGGATTTAAGAAACCCgaggaagaaaaatttgaaacacaGTTGTATATCTGTAGAGGAAAGCGAGTTGTCCGAATGAAACAG GTTCCTTTCGCTCGTTCATCGTTGAATCACGATGATGTGTTCATCTTAGACACAGAGAGCAAGATATTTCAGTTCAATGGTGCAAATTCCAATATCCAGGAGAGGGCAAAAGCTTTGGAAGTGGTTCAGTTCTTGAAGGATAGAAATCATGAGGGGAAGTGCGATGTTGCTATTGTTG ATGATGGGAAGTTGGATACTGAGTCTGACTCGGGCGAATTTTGGGTCCTATTTGGTGGCTTTGCACCCATTGGAAAGAAAGTTGCTAGTGAAGACGATATCATTCCAGAACCCGCTCTTGCTAAGCTTCACAG CATCGATGGTGGAGAAGTAAAAGTTGTCGATGGCGAGCTATCAAAATCCTTACTGGAAAATAACAAGTGCTATCTGTTGGACTGTGGTGCTGAAGTATTCGTTTGGGTTGGAAGAGTGACGCAAGTAGAAGAGCGAAAAGCAGCGATTCAAGTAGCCGAG GAGTTTATTGCCAGCCAGTGTAGGCCAAAGTCAACACGTGTGACACGGGTTATCCAAGGTTATGAAACGCACTCTTTTAAGTCCAACTTCGGGTCCTGGCCAGTTGGATCGGTGACTACAGGTGCTGAGGAAGGACGGGGAAAAGTAGCTG CTCTATTGAAGCAACAAGGTCTTGGTCTGAAGGGATTAACAAAAAGTGCACCTGTGAATGAAGAAGTTCCACCATTGCTGGAGGGAGGTGGAAAAATGGAG GTATGGCGAATCAATGGCAGTGCCAAAACTCCATTGCTCGTGGAGGATATCGGTAAATTTTATAGCGGAGACTGCTACATCATTCTTTACACCTACCACTCCGGTGAGAGGAAAGAAGATTATTTCTTGTGTTCTTGGTTTGGAAAGGACAGCATTGAG GAAGATCAGAAGATGGCTATGCGGTTGACTAATACAATGTCCAACTCGCTGAAAGGGAGACCTGTTCAG GGTCGCATATTCCAAGGCAAAGAACCACCTCAGTTCATTGCCCTCTTTCAACCTATGGTGGTTCTCAAG GGTGGCTTGAGCTCTGGTTACAAGAAACTCATAGCAGATAAAGCTCTGACAGATGAAACCTACACGGTCGATTCTGTTGCTCTTATTCGGATATCGCAAACATCCGTTCACAACAATAAAGCAGTGCAAGTTGATGGT GTTGCGACCTCTTTGAACTCGACCGAGTGTTTTGTCCTGCAATCTGGCTCTTCTGTTTTTTCATGGCATGGAAACCAAAGTACATTCGATCAGCAACAGTTAGCTGCAAAAGTTGCAGAGTTTCTAAAG CCAGGAGTTACTTTGAAACATGCCAAGGAAGGAACAGAGAGTTCAACCTTCTGGTTTGCACTTGGAGGGAAACAAAGTTACAACAGTAAAAAAGCATCTCAGGAAATCGTCAGGGACCCCCACTTGTACGCGATTTCGACCAGTAGAG GAAAGTTCCAG GTAGAGGAAATTTACAACTTCTCTCAAGATGATCTGTTGACGGAGGACGTCTTGATACTTGATACTCAAGCCGAAGTGTTTATTTGGATCGGTCAATCTGTCGACcccaaagaaaagcaaaatgcTTGGGAAATTGGTCAG AAATATGTGGAGATGGCTGCATCTCTAGAGGGATTGCCTCCTAACGTGCCGTTATATAAAGTCTCTGAAGGAAACGAGCCATGCTTCTTCACGACATACTTTTCGTGGGATAATACTAAGGCTCTT GTTCAAGGGAACTCGTTCCAAAAGAAGGTGACTTTACTCTTTGGGCTTGGACATATTGTGGAG GAAAAGTCCAATGGAAACCAAGGAGGAGGACCGACTCAGAGAGCTTCGGCTTTAGCTGCTTTATCGTCTGCATTTAAACCATCTGCAGATAAATCCACCCATTTG CAGAGTCCGGACAAGTCCAATGGATCCAGCCCTGGAAGTGGTCCTAGACAAAGAGCTGAAGCTCTAGCTGCCTTGACCTCGGCTTTTAAGTCGTCGCCTGAAAAGACGACTTCTGCTTCGAGAGTATCGGGCAGGGGGAAGGGCTCACAAAGGGCAGCAGCAGTAGCTGCTCTTTCTTCTGTTCTTACTGCTGAAAAGAAAAGCGCCAATGATTCATCTGATGGCAGTCCCCCTCCAGAGAGTAACATCCCAG CTGAAGAAAAACATGATGATGTCATACAACAAATAGAGAGTCCTGAAGAAGTCTTGGAACTTAAGGAACCAGGGGAAACCACGCCTGCATCGGGAAACAATCCCGACGATGCAGATGTAAATCAAGAAAGCCTGCAGGAGGAGAATGGCAGTGACAAAAGTTTGTCTGTTTTCGGTTACGATCGACTGAAGGCCAAATCTGATAATCCGGTAACTGGAATCGACCTCAAAAAGAGAGAG GCCTATCTGTCTGATGAAGAGTTCCAAACTATATTTGGAACAACAAAAGAGGCATTCTACAAGTTGCCAAAATGGAAGCAAGACATGCACAAGAAGAAAGCCGATTTGTTCTAG
- the LOC111799687 gene encoding ATP phosphoribosyltransferase 1, chloroplastic-like isoform X1 produces MWTFTASFQQCPTSSIPFIAISSPSYSSSSYSRLCSKPPTLICSAVQSQVETLTGTTHGRISDRTEIRFGLPSKGRMATDTLDLLKDCQLSVKQVNPRQYVANIPQLSALEVWFQRPKDIVRKLLSGDLDLGIVGLDTASEYGQGSEDLIVVHEALEYGDCRLSLAIPKYGIFENINSIRDLAQMPQWTEEKPLRVATGFTYLGPKFLKENGLEHVSFSTADGALEAAPAMGIADAILDLVSSGITLKENNLKEIEGGVVLESQAVLLASRKSLLQRKGALDTTHEILERLEAHLRAVGQFTVTANIRGSSAQEVAERVLSQPSLSGLQGPTVSPVFCKRDGKVVADYYAIVICVPKNFLYKSVQQLRAIGGSGVLVSPLTYIFDEETPRWNNLLKELGL; encoded by the exons ATGTGGACGTTCACAGCGAGTTTTCAGCAATGTCCGACCTCCTCCATTCCTTTCATTGCCATTTCCTCGCCTTCTTATTCATCTTCTTCGTATTCTCGCCTCTGTTCGAAGCCGCCGACGCTTATTTGCTCTGCCGTACAGTCTCAGGTCGAGACTCTTACTGGAACCACACACGGGAGGATCTCCGATAGAACTGAGATTCGATTTGGGTTGCCTAGTAAAGGTCGCATGGCAACCGATACCCTAGACCTTCTCAAG GACTGTCAATTGTCTGTAAAACAAGTCAATCCTCGTCAGTATGTTGCAAATATTCCGCAG TTATCGGCCTTGGAAGTCTGGTTTCAAAGGCCTAAAGACATTGTTCGGAAATTGTTATCTGGAGATCTGGACCTCGGCATCGTGGGTCTTGATACAGCAAGCGAGTATGGGCAA GGTAGTGAAGATCTTATCGTTGTTCATGAGGCCCTTGAATATGGTGATTGCCGATTGTCGCTTGct ATACCCAAATACGGCATTTTCGAGAATATAAATTCAATCCGGGATCTAGCTCAGATGCCCCAATGGACCGAGGAGAAGCCACTTCGAGTTGCTACTGGCTTTACTTAT CTTGGCCCCAAatttcttaaagaaaatggGTTGGAACACGTCAGTTTTTCAACGGCTGATGGAGCATTAGAAGCTGCCCCTGCG ATGGGGATAGCTGATGCTATTTTGGACCTTGTTAGTAGCGGGATTACTctgaaagaaaacaatttgaaagaaattgaagGTGGTGTAGTTTTGGAAAGCCAG GCTGTTCTTCTTGCCAGCCGAAAGTCCTTGCTTCAAAGAAAAGGTGCTTTAGACACAACCCATGAAATTCTTGAAAGACTGGAGGCACATCTAAGGGCTGTTGGTCAGTTCACG GTGACTGCAAATATAAGAGGAAGTAGTGCACAAGAAGTCGCAGAGCGCGTTTTAAGTCAACCATCATTGTCTGGGTTGCAG GGCCCTACTGTGAGTCCAGTTTTCTGCAAACGTGATGGGAAGGTGGTAGCTGATTACTATGCCATTGTCATATGTGTCCCCAAAAATTTCCTCTACAAGTCGGTTCAGCAGCTGAGAGCA ATTGGAGGAAGTGGGGTTCTAGTATCTCCTCTGACATACATTTTTGACGAAGAAACTCCCAGATGGAATAATCTTCTCAAAGAACTTGGGCTGTAG
- the LOC111799687 gene encoding ATP phosphoribosyltransferase 1, chloroplastic-like isoform X2, which translates to MATDTLDLLKDCQLSVKQVNPRQYVANIPQLSALEVWFQRPKDIVRKLLSGDLDLGIVGLDTASEYGQGSEDLIVVHEALEYGDCRLSLAIPKYGIFENINSIRDLAQMPQWTEEKPLRVATGFTYLGPKFLKENGLEHVSFSTADGALEAAPAMGIADAILDLVSSGITLKENNLKEIEGGVVLESQAVLLASRKSLLQRKGALDTTHEILERLEAHLRAVGQFTVTANIRGSSAQEVAERVLSQPSLSGLQGPTVSPVFCKRDGKVVADYYAIVICVPKNFLYKSVQQLRAIGGSGVLVSPLTYIFDEETPRWNNLLKELGL; encoded by the exons ATGGCAACCGATACCCTAGACCTTCTCAAG GACTGTCAATTGTCTGTAAAACAAGTCAATCCTCGTCAGTATGTTGCAAATATTCCGCAG TTATCGGCCTTGGAAGTCTGGTTTCAAAGGCCTAAAGACATTGTTCGGAAATTGTTATCTGGAGATCTGGACCTCGGCATCGTGGGTCTTGATACAGCAAGCGAGTATGGGCAA GGTAGTGAAGATCTTATCGTTGTTCATGAGGCCCTTGAATATGGTGATTGCCGATTGTCGCTTGct ATACCCAAATACGGCATTTTCGAGAATATAAATTCAATCCGGGATCTAGCTCAGATGCCCCAATGGACCGAGGAGAAGCCACTTCGAGTTGCTACTGGCTTTACTTAT CTTGGCCCCAAatttcttaaagaaaatggGTTGGAACACGTCAGTTTTTCAACGGCTGATGGAGCATTAGAAGCTGCCCCTGCG ATGGGGATAGCTGATGCTATTTTGGACCTTGTTAGTAGCGGGATTACTctgaaagaaaacaatttgaaagaaattgaagGTGGTGTAGTTTTGGAAAGCCAG GCTGTTCTTCTTGCCAGCCGAAAGTCCTTGCTTCAAAGAAAAGGTGCTTTAGACACAACCCATGAAATTCTTGAAAGACTGGAGGCACATCTAAGGGCTGTTGGTCAGTTCACG GTGACTGCAAATATAAGAGGAAGTAGTGCACAAGAAGTCGCAGAGCGCGTTTTAAGTCAACCATCATTGTCTGGGTTGCAG GGCCCTACTGTGAGTCCAGTTTTCTGCAAACGTGATGGGAAGGTGGTAGCTGATTACTATGCCATTGTCATATGTGTCCCCAAAAATTTCCTCTACAAGTCGGTTCAGCAGCTGAGAGCA ATTGGAGGAAGTGGGGTTCTAGTATCTCCTCTGACATACATTTTTGACGAAGAAACTCCCAGATGGAATAATCTTCTCAAAGAACTTGGGCTGTAG